A genomic region of Macaca thibetana thibetana isolate TM-01 chromosome 14, ASM2454274v1, whole genome shotgun sequence contains the following coding sequences:
- the ART5 gene encoding ecto-ADP-ribosyltransferase 5 isoform X2: MFAESLRNFLSSANSGDHCRAASQSARITGVSNRALPWSCFSNKHSEAPPSPPSSKTGPTPDSGDSAAPARALGATSCSRPPQPSGMALASLMMALGCLGLHTWQAQAVPILPLGLAPDTFDDAYVGCAEEMEEKAAPLLKAEMAHHALLRESWEAAQEAWEDRHRGLTLPPGFKAQNGIAIMVYTNSSNTLYWKLNQAVRTGGGSRELYMRHFPFKALHFYLIRALQLLRGGGGCSTGPGEVVFRGVGSLRFEPKRLGDSVRLGQFASSSLDKAVACRFGNATLFSLTTCFGAPIQAFSVFPKEREVLIPPHEVFLVTRFSQDGAQSLVTLWSYNQTCSHFNCAYLGGEKRRGCVSAPGALGTGDLHMKKRRLQQP; this comes from the exons ATGTTTGCTGAGAGTCTGAGGAACTTTCTCAGCTCAGCTAACAGCGGAGACCACTGCAGAGCAG cctcccaaagtgctaggattacaggagtgagcaaccGCGCCCTGCCCTGGAGCTGTTTTTCTAACAAGCACTCAGAagcacctccctccccaccctcctccaaGACTGGACCCACG CCGGACTCCGGGGACAGCGCAGCGCCCGCCCGAGCCCTCGGCGCTACCTCCTGCTCGCGGCCTCCGCAACCTTCAG GGATGGCACTGGCGTCACTGATGATGGCCCtcggctgccttggcctccacaCCTGGCAG GCCCAGGCTGTTCCCATCCTGCCCCTGGGACTGGCTCCAGACACCTTTGACGATGCCTATGTGGGTTGTGCagaggagatggaggagaaggCAGCCCCCCTGCTAAAGGCGGAAATGGCCCACCATGCCCTGCTTCGGGAATCCTGGGAGGCAGCCCAGGAGGCCTGGGAGGACAGGCATCGAGGGCTCACCTTACCCCCTGGCTTCAAAGCCCAGAATGGAATAGCCATTATGGTCTACACCAACTCATCTAACACCTTGTACTGGAAGTTGAATCAGGCCGTGCGGACAGGCGGAGGCTCCCGGGAGCTCTACATGAGGCACTTTCCCTTCAAGGCCCTGCATTTCTACCTGATCCGGGCCCTGCAGCTGCTTCGAGGCGGTGGGGGCTGCAGCACAGGGCCTGGGGAGGTGGTGTTCCGAGGTGTGGGCAGCCTTCGCTTTGAACCCAAAAGGCTGGGGGACTCTGTCCGCTTAGGCCAGTTTGCCTCCAGCTCCCTGGATAAGGCAGTGGCCTGCAGATTTGGTAATGCCACCCTCTTTTCTCTAACGACTTGCTTTGGGGCCCCTATCCAGGCCTTCTCTGTCTTTCCCAAGGAGCGCGAGGTGCTGATTCCCCCCCATGAAGTCTTCTTGGTCACCAGATTCTCTCAGGATGGAGCCCAGAGCCTGGTGACTCTCTGGAGCTATAATCAGACCTGCAGCCACTTTAACTGCGCCTATCTGGGTG GGGAGAAGAGGCGGGGCTGTGTGTCTGCACCAG GAGCCCTGGGAACGGGTGACCTTCATATGAAGAAGAGGCGCCTCCAACAGCCTTGA
- the ART5 gene encoding ecto-ADP-ribosyltransferase 5 isoform X3, whose protein sequence is MGHLSLSGTESGLGEGRAWILWICDQGLCLWPNPTEGPDSGDSAAPARALGATSCSRPPQPSGMALASLMMALGCLGLHTWQAQAVPILPLGLAPDTFDDAYVGCAEEMEEKAAPLLKAEMAHHALLRESWEAAQEAWEDRHRGLTLPPGFKAQNGIAIMVYTNSSNTLYWKLNQAVRTGGGSRELYMRHFPFKALHFYLIRALQLLRGGGGCSTGPGEVVFRGVGSLRFEPKRLGDSVRLGQFASSSLDKAVACRFGNATLFSLTTCFGAPIQAFSVFPKEREVLIPPHEVFLVTRFSQDGAQSLVTLWSYNQTCSHFNCAYLGGEKRRGCVSAPGALGTGDLHMKKRRLQQP, encoded by the exons ATGGGTCACCTGAGTCTGAGCGGCACCGAAAGCGGTCTGGGGGAGGGGCGAGCCTGGATCCTGTGGATTTGCGACCAAGGGCTCTGTCTCTGGCCCAACCCCACTGAAGGG CCGGACTCCGGGGACAGCGCAGCGCCCGCCCGAGCCCTCGGCGCTACCTCCTGCTCGCGGCCTCCGCAACCTTCAG GGATGGCACTGGCGTCACTGATGATGGCCCtcggctgccttggcctccacaCCTGGCAG GCCCAGGCTGTTCCCATCCTGCCCCTGGGACTGGCTCCAGACACCTTTGACGATGCCTATGTGGGTTGTGCagaggagatggaggagaaggCAGCCCCCCTGCTAAAGGCGGAAATGGCCCACCATGCCCTGCTTCGGGAATCCTGGGAGGCAGCCCAGGAGGCCTGGGAGGACAGGCATCGAGGGCTCACCTTACCCCCTGGCTTCAAAGCCCAGAATGGAATAGCCATTATGGTCTACACCAACTCATCTAACACCTTGTACTGGAAGTTGAATCAGGCCGTGCGGACAGGCGGAGGCTCCCGGGAGCTCTACATGAGGCACTTTCCCTTCAAGGCCCTGCATTTCTACCTGATCCGGGCCCTGCAGCTGCTTCGAGGCGGTGGGGGCTGCAGCACAGGGCCTGGGGAGGTGGTGTTCCGAGGTGTGGGCAGCCTTCGCTTTGAACCCAAAAGGCTGGGGGACTCTGTCCGCTTAGGCCAGTTTGCCTCCAGCTCCCTGGATAAGGCAGTGGCCTGCAGATTTGGTAATGCCACCCTCTTTTCTCTAACGACTTGCTTTGGGGCCCCTATCCAGGCCTTCTCTGTCTTTCCCAAGGAGCGCGAGGTGCTGATTCCCCCCCATGAAGTCTTCTTGGTCACCAGATTCTCTCAGGATGGAGCCCAGAGCCTGGTGACTCTCTGGAGCTATAATCAGACCTGCAGCCACTTTAACTGCGCCTATCTGGGTG GGGAGAAGAGGCGGGGCTGTGTGTCTGCACCAG GAGCCCTGGGAACGGGTGACCTTCATATGAAGAAGAGGCGCCTCCAACAGCCTTGA
- the ART5 gene encoding ecto-ADP-ribosyltransferase 5 isoform X1 yields the protein MDRLRERPSLTSSFPLTAKEGPAERPRSPGEGELPLSPCPAAAAPGPACGAGKGVSGYQRGGSSYPREPCFQPDSGDSAAPARALGATSCSRPPQPSGMALASLMMALGCLGLHTWQAQAVPILPLGLAPDTFDDAYVGCAEEMEEKAAPLLKAEMAHHALLRESWEAAQEAWEDRHRGLTLPPGFKAQNGIAIMVYTNSSNTLYWKLNQAVRTGGGSRELYMRHFPFKALHFYLIRALQLLRGGGGCSTGPGEVVFRGVGSLRFEPKRLGDSVRLGQFASSSLDKAVACRFGNATLFSLTTCFGAPIQAFSVFPKEREVLIPPHEVFLVTRFSQDGAQSLVTLWSYNQTCSHFNCAYLGGEKRRGCVSAPGALGTGDLHMKKRRLQQP from the exons ATGGACCGCCTGAGGGAGAGACCAAGTCTCACAAGTTCCTTCCCCCTCACAGCCAAAGAGGGTCCCGCAGAAAGACCCCGCAGTCCTGGAGAAGGGGAGTTGCCCCTCAGCCCCTGCCCCGCCGCGGCCGCTCCCGGCCCCGCGTGCGGCGCTGGGAAAGGGGTGTCGGGTTACCAGCGCGGGGGCTCTAGTTACCCTCGGGAACCTTGCTTTCAGCCGGACTCCGGGGACAGCGCAGCGCCCGCCCGAGCCCTCGGCGCTACCTCCTGCTCGCGGCCTCCGCAACCTTCAG GGATGGCACTGGCGTCACTGATGATGGCCCtcggctgccttggcctccacaCCTGGCAG GCCCAGGCTGTTCCCATCCTGCCCCTGGGACTGGCTCCAGACACCTTTGACGATGCCTATGTGGGTTGTGCagaggagatggaggagaaggCAGCCCCCCTGCTAAAGGCGGAAATGGCCCACCATGCCCTGCTTCGGGAATCCTGGGAGGCAGCCCAGGAGGCCTGGGAGGACAGGCATCGAGGGCTCACCTTACCCCCTGGCTTCAAAGCCCAGAATGGAATAGCCATTATGGTCTACACCAACTCATCTAACACCTTGTACTGGAAGTTGAATCAGGCCGTGCGGACAGGCGGAGGCTCCCGGGAGCTCTACATGAGGCACTTTCCCTTCAAGGCCCTGCATTTCTACCTGATCCGGGCCCTGCAGCTGCTTCGAGGCGGTGGGGGCTGCAGCACAGGGCCTGGGGAGGTGGTGTTCCGAGGTGTGGGCAGCCTTCGCTTTGAACCCAAAAGGCTGGGGGACTCTGTCCGCTTAGGCCAGTTTGCCTCCAGCTCCCTGGATAAGGCAGTGGCCTGCAGATTTGGTAATGCCACCCTCTTTTCTCTAACGACTTGCTTTGGGGCCCCTATCCAGGCCTTCTCTGTCTTTCCCAAGGAGCGCGAGGTGCTGATTCCCCCCCATGAAGTCTTCTTGGTCACCAGATTCTCTCAGGATGGAGCCCAGAGCCTGGTGACTCTCTGGAGCTATAATCAGACCTGCAGCCACTTTAACTGCGCCTATCTGGGTG GGGAGAAGAGGCGGGGCTGTGTGTCTGCACCAG GAGCCCTGGGAACGGGTGACCTTCATATGAAGAAGAGGCGCCTCCAACAGCCTTGA
- the ART5 gene encoding ecto-ADP-ribosyltransferase 5 isoform X4 has protein sequence MALASLMMALGCLGLHTWQAQAVPILPLGLAPDTFDDAYVGCAEEMEEKAAPLLKAEMAHHALLRESWEAAQEAWEDRHRGLTLPPGFKAQNGIAIMVYTNSSNTLYWKLNQAVRTGGGSRELYMRHFPFKALHFYLIRALQLLRGGGGCSTGPGEVVFRGVGSLRFEPKRLGDSVRLGQFASSSLDKAVACRFGNATLFSLTTCFGAPIQAFSVFPKEREVLIPPHEVFLVTRFSQDGAQSLVTLWSYNQTCSHFNCAYLGGEKRRGCVSAPGALGTGDLHMKKRRLQQP, from the exons ATGGCACTGGCGTCACTGATGATGGCCCtcggctgccttggcctccacaCCTGGCAG GCCCAGGCTGTTCCCATCCTGCCCCTGGGACTGGCTCCAGACACCTTTGACGATGCCTATGTGGGTTGTGCagaggagatggaggagaaggCAGCCCCCCTGCTAAAGGCGGAAATGGCCCACCATGCCCTGCTTCGGGAATCCTGGGAGGCAGCCCAGGAGGCCTGGGAGGACAGGCATCGAGGGCTCACCTTACCCCCTGGCTTCAAAGCCCAGAATGGAATAGCCATTATGGTCTACACCAACTCATCTAACACCTTGTACTGGAAGTTGAATCAGGCCGTGCGGACAGGCGGAGGCTCCCGGGAGCTCTACATGAGGCACTTTCCCTTCAAGGCCCTGCATTTCTACCTGATCCGGGCCCTGCAGCTGCTTCGAGGCGGTGGGGGCTGCAGCACAGGGCCTGGGGAGGTGGTGTTCCGAGGTGTGGGCAGCCTTCGCTTTGAACCCAAAAGGCTGGGGGACTCTGTCCGCTTAGGCCAGTTTGCCTCCAGCTCCCTGGATAAGGCAGTGGCCTGCAGATTTGGTAATGCCACCCTCTTTTCTCTAACGACTTGCTTTGGGGCCCCTATCCAGGCCTTCTCTGTCTTTCCCAAGGAGCGCGAGGTGCTGATTCCCCCCCATGAAGTCTTCTTGGTCACCAGATTCTCTCAGGATGGAGCCCAGAGCCTGGTGACTCTCTGGAGCTATAATCAGACCTGCAGCCACTTTAACTGCGCCTATCTGGGTG GGGAGAAGAGGCGGGGCTGTGTGTCTGCACCAG GAGCCCTGGGAACGGGTGACCTTCATATGAAGAAGAGGCGCCTCCAACAGCCTTGA